In Alteromonas sp. RKMC-009, the genomic stretch TTGCCGTGCTTTTCATTTTTTAGGTAAGGCGCCGGAACGGATAGTATTTTCAGGTTCCGGAATCAAAAAAGCCCCGCTTACGCGAGGCTTCTAAGAATGGTGCCCAGAGGCGGGATCGAACCACCGACACGCGGATTTTCAATCCGCTGCTCTACCAACTGAGCTATCTGGGCGAAACTTAGTAGCGAGGAGACTTTTTAAAGCCTGTCTTGCTGTGGGTGCGTATTAAACGGATTTCCGTGCTTCAAGTCAACCGTTTTTCTGCATATTTTTTTCAACTGCGCATTAGTTGCGCAATTCAGAGAAAAAAACAGCAACCCGTGCATTTTTCAGCCGTTTAACACTACTTCTTCGGGGGGACGTAGCCTTCGATGGTCGGCTCAATCCCTTCGAACAAAAAGGCCTCCATTTTTTCTTCCAGGAACTTTCTGTCTGTGGGTTCCATCATATTCAGCTTTTGCTCGTTGATCAGCATGGTTTGCTTTTTCTGCCATGCGGCAAAGGCTTCTTTAGAAATATTGTCAAAAATGCGCTTTCCCAGTTCGCCGGGATAAAGCTGAAAATCCAGTCCGTCTGCGTCTTTATTCAGATGCTGGCAAAATACTTGTCTGCTCATGGTGTCTCCTTAAGCCGGGCTGACAAACCCGCGATTGTGGGCATAGTCTAAAGGAATTGTTTTATTTGCGAGATAATTTTTTGCGTGGGTGCTGCCGTACCCACGCCCAGAGGCTCATCAAGATTAAACCAGCGCTGATTATTTTCCTCAACCCGCTGCTGCTCAATGCCGTCAGCCAGAATCAACCAGGGCTGAATATCCAGATGAAAATGACTGAAGGTATGCCTGAAAGGCTCAAGCGCTTTCATTTCGCCCACACTCACCGGTAACTCATCTGTCATTTCTGTGACCGGCTTATCTGTTTCTATAAATCCGTACAATCCGCCCCAAAGACCGGCCGGAGGACGCTGCGCCATTAACACACTGCCGTGATAAAGCACTGCCACCATAGACGTGGTACGCACAGGCAAGACTTTCTTTGGCTTTTTACCGGGAAACTCCCCTTGCCGTCCCTGCGCATAGGCCAGGCAATCTGTTTGCAACGGACATGCATCGCAGCGGGGCTTTGAACGGGTACATATCATGGCTCCTAAGTCCATCATGGCCTGAGTGTAGTGATTACAACGTTGCTCAGGGGTATTCGCAGCGGCATATTCCCATAGCTGATTCTCCACCGGCTTTTGTCCCGGCCAACCTTCCACGGCATTGAACCGGGCCAGTACCCGTTTAACATTGCCATCAAGGATTGGATGGTTCTGACCACAGGCGATAGACAGTACAGCGCCGGCAGTAGAACGGCCGATGCCGGGTAAAGCGACAACCTCATCAAGGGTAGCCGGAAACTGGCCATGATATTGCCCGGCGATAATGCCTGCCGCTTTATGAAGATTGCGGGCTCTGGCGTAATAACCCAATCCCGTCCAGTGATCCAGTACGGCATCCTGCGATGCATCTGCCAGGTCATTTACCGTAGGAAAACTGTTCATAAAGCGCTGGTAATAAGGGATGACTGTTGAAACCTGCGTTTGCTGAAGCATGATTTCCGACACCCAAACCCCGTAGGGCGTGATATTCTGCTGCCAGGGAAGATGTTTACGGCCATGCACATCGAACCAGTCCAGTACACGTTCTGAGAATTGCTTTGTCATTTAGGCTATTTATTCACTCTTTCTGCTACCCCGCTATGATAACATGCCGCGCTGAATACCAAAGTTAAGCAGGTGTAAGCGTGTCACTTCCTACATTATTCCTTCCGGGCACATTGTGTGATGAAAGAGTGTGGTTGCCGGTATGGCAGAAACTGCAGGTTCATCAGCGTCGCTACGTACCTTTGCAGTGGGCTTCTTCCATGGATGAGATGCTGGCTTTGACCACCGACCGTGTTCTGGCAGGTGAAAAAGTACACCTTGCCGGCTTTTCCATGGGCGGTTATATCGCTGCACGCTGGGCGATTGATAATCCTGACAGCGTTGCATCACTGACGATGATCGCCAGCTCTCCTTACGGTTTAACTGCAGAAGAAGAAAAACGCCGTGCCCAACTGCTCACTATGTTAAAAAAAGGCAGTTTCAAACCTGACAGCCCGGCCTACATTACCCGCTTTGTTCACCCTGACCACCAGAACAACCCCGATGTAGCCGGTGTTGTGCAGGACATGGGGAAAGATCTCGGTGCCGCCACCTTACTGGCTCACACACAAGCGACCACGCCAAGACCAGCGCTGACAGACAAACTGAAAGCCTGCTCCTTCCCTGTTCATATCATTGCTGCCGCTGACGACCAGGTAGTCACAGCCGGTGTACTTAAAGACGCCGCAGAAACCATTCCTTCAGACTCATATACGTCGGTTCCGTGCGCCGGCCACATGTGTCTTTTAGAGCAACCGGACACTGTGAGCCGTATTTTACAGTCGATTGTGGACTAATCCGGCGGATTTCACAGCAGTACCACAGTAATTGCAGTAAAATTAACCACTCTATATTGCAATCACCCGGGCAGCGGGCATAATGCCGCCCCTGTTTAACCGGTAATAGTGCGGACACGAAAAAATGGGTCAATACAAAAATCAGGAAGAGGCGGAAGCCGCCGGCGTTTACATCAGCAAGGTACGCAGCTTTGTTAAACGTGAAGGCAGATTAACCAAAGGACAGGCTAAAGCGCTGGAATCTTTCTGGCCAACCATGGGCATTGAGTTTAAAGATGAAATGCTGTCTTTACAGGATCTTTACGGTCGCGATGCGCCGGTGGTGCTGGAAATAGGTTTCGGAATGGGCAAATCTCTGGTAGAAATGGCAGAGAACGACCCGCAATCAAACTTTTTTGGTATTGAAGTACATCGTCCCGGAGTAGGCGCATGTTTATCGGAAGCCGGTGAACGGGGCCTGACGAACTTACGTGTCATGGAATACGACGCGGTAGAAGTGTTTAAGAAAATGATCCCTGACGGCAGCCTTGCCCGGGTTCAACTCTACTTTCCTGATCCATGGCATAAAAAGCGTCACCATAAACGTCGTATCGTACAACCTGAATTTGTACAAATGGTGCGTGAGAAGCTTGCTGTCGGCGGTAAATTCCACATGGCGACAGACTGGGAACCTTACGCTGAGTATATGGCGGAAGTGATGAATGCGGCTCCCGGCTATGAGAATACTGCGACAGACGGAGACTATGTGCCCCGTCCGGACTACCGGCCAATAACGAAGTTTGAAGTCCGCGGACAAAAGCTTGGCCACGGTGTGTGGGATCTCATATACCAACGTACAGAATAATAAAATAACCGGAAAACACACATGCTCAGCCCGCAAAGCCAGTTAATGGAAAGAAACCTGGCACTTTTTGAAGAAGGTAACTGGTTGATTATCAACCCTGCCGACGCGTATTTTGCCGATCAGATAGATCACCGACCTGTGACCTTTCTTCACCAGTACTTCGACATTTTCAGTGAAAGTGTGCGGGTGATCCCCTGCTGTGAGTTCGACAGCCGCGATGTCAGTCATTCTGAGGCCGGCTTTTGCATTGAACAAAAGACCGGCGCTCACCGCCATCTGTTCGCCCCGTTCATTCCGGCGGAAACCTGTTTTTCTGACATTCTGATTTATATGCCTAAATCAAAAGCGCATATGCAGATGTTGCTGGCCATGGCTGTCTCTGCGTTGCAGGAAGGCGGCCGCATTCACATTGTGGGTGAAAATAAAGGTGGCATTAAGAGTATCGGCAAGCTGATTGAAAAGACCGGTCCGTCACAGAAAGTAGACTCTGCAAGGCATTGTAGTCTGGTTACGGTGATGCCTGAGAAAGCGGGAACAGCGTTTAAGCCGGGGGACTGGATTGACGAATCGGAATACGAGGTTCAGGGGATCCAGTGGGAAGTAGTTTCCATGCCCGGCGTGTTCAGTCACGGTGAACTGGATGACGGTACCCGTATGCTGCTGGACAAAGGATCTGACCGTTTACGGGGTAAAGTACTGGATTTTGCCTGTGGTGCCGGTGTTATCGGTGCACATTTGCTCCGTCGCTTTCCCCATCTGGATATGACATTGCTGGATGTCAGTGCCCTTGCCATTTATTGCAGTGCCAGAACGCTGGCCGCAAATCAGCAGTCAGCAACACTGGTTGCATCAGACGGCTTGCACGGCGTGAACAAATCCTTCTCTCACATTGTCACCAACCCGCCGTTTCATACCGGAGTAAAAACAGATTACACAGTGACCCGCCGGTTTATTGAAGACAGCCGCCGCTGCCTGAACTCAAAAGGCACATTACAAATGGTTGCCAACCGGTTCTTACCCTACCCCGGACTGCTTGGTGATATTTTTCCGCAAACCCACACGGTGGCGCAGGATTCCCGCTTTTCATTGTATTTGAGTATTTGCGGATAGGCAGATTTTGAACTGTGTGGTAACGTTTACCATCACATAACCGGTGTTGATTTAACTGTTTGGTAAACAAAGCAGCGCCATTGCTTTGAGGTTGTCGGGAGTCTTGTTGTGAATATTGTTTTCGCCATTTCAGAAGTGGAAGATTTAGTCAAAACAGGAGGACTTGCCGACGTAGGAAAGGCATTGCCTCTGGCTTTACTGGATGCCGGTGAACAAATCAGCATCATCATGCCCTATTACAAGGCGATTGCGGACGAATATAAACTCGCCGATGCCTGTGCACAACAGACATTATTTGCCGAAGGTAAGGTATACCACTACAACATCAAACAGTTGTCCTGGCAGGGACTCAATATCTACTTTATTGACTATCCTGAATATTTCGCCCGCGACGGTTTGTACAGCAGCACCTATGAAGCCTACCAGGACAATGCTGAACGCTTCAGCTTCTTTTGCGGAGCAGCGTTGAATGCATTGCAGGCTCTGAGTATTCAGCCTGATATTATCCACTGCCACGACTGGCACACGGCCATGCTGCCATTTCTGTTGCGCTTTGATCAGTCCGGCTACTTCAATCAGACGAAGACGGTTTTTACTATTCACAATGCAGCCTTTCAGGGCGTGCACAAACTGGACGACATTCCTTATCTTCGCCATCACCCTGCGATTTTGTCTCAGATCCATGGTGGCTACATCAATATGTTGCAGTCGGGCATCGAATTCGCCACCAAGGTAACAACAGTCAGTCCGAATTACGCAAAAGAGCTGCTTACAGACTTAGGATCACACGGCCTGCACGACCGCCTGGTCATGCGCCAGCAAGATTTGTCGGGTATTCTGAACGGTTGTGATTACGGGCAATGGAATCCGCAGGACGACGCCTATCTGCCGCAAAATTATTCCGTCGACACCTTACACGATAAGAAAACCTGCAAACTCGCGTTACAGGAACTCAGCCATTTACCTCAGAATCCCGATGTGCCGCTGTTGGGCATGGTGTGCCGTTTAACAGAACAGAAAGGCTTCGGTTACCTTGTCCCTATTTTGCAGGATTTGATGAACCATAACGTGCAGATGGTCATTGTTGGCACCGGTGATCCCACAGTTTGTATGGATTTGGATGAGTTTGCCCAGAACCATCCTCAACAGTTTGCCTTCATTAACGGTTTCAGTACCCACCACGCCCACCTTGTGGAAGCCGGCGCGGATTTCTTTCTTATGCCGTCGCAATTTGAGCCTTGCGGCCTGAATCAGATGTACAGCCTTGCCTACGGAACATTACCCATCGTGCGTTCAGTGGGTGGCCTGAAAGACACTGTCATTGATCAGTGTCAGGATAAAGAAAACGCAACAGGCTTTGTTTTTGATGCCCCGACACCGGAGGCGCTGCTGGCGTGTATCCGCCGTGCCCTGCTTTTCTATTATGAACACCCGGTGCAGTTCAGAGAAATGCAAATCCGTGGCATGCAAACCCGTTTCACCTGGGAAGCGTCAGCAGAATCTTACCTCGCACTCTACAGAACGATGATTTAAAGGAATAAATCACGGATGTTGCTTTATTTTTACGCAACTATAAGCCACTATTGAGTGAAGGGACGCGCTTAGAATAAGACACTGTTTAATGAGTCAGCACGCTGTGCAGCTATCAATACGTAGTTTGTTTTTGTGGATGGTTATGGCCATCGCCACAGCGTCTTTGCTTGTATCTGCGGGTCTGTCCGGCTACAACCAGGTGAATCATTACCGCGAAGCACAGCGCGAAGATGTCACTATCTTTATTGACTTACTCGCCGCCCTGTTTAAAGACGACCTTCTTAAAGTACAATCAGACAGAGATAAACGGTTACTGGGTAATAAACTTAAAAACCTGGCGGTTTCTCCTGATTTGCTCAACGTGCATATTTACCAGCAGGATATATCCGGTCAGCTCAGAATGGTGGCAAACTACACCAAAGAAGGCGAAACCCGTACCAGTTCGAAAGAGTCCTCTGTCAGTAATTATTTTCGTCCGGTTTACTCAAACGAAATCGTTGAAATTGCACGTGCCATCGAGAATGAAGATGCCTCAACGGCGGGGTACATCTATATTCAGGTGTCCACACATCGTCTGAATGAAAAAATCCAGCAGTCCATTTTGACGTCTGTCACCGTCATTATTCTGATGCTGGTGATCTGCTTTATTGTTTCTCTCAAAATGCAAAAGCTCATTACTGCGCCCATCCAGCGTCTGGGAGATTTTCTCAGTAAAACGTCCCGGCAAAGGGATTACTCCGCCCGTGCTGA encodes the following:
- a CDS encoding oxidative damage protection protein, which encodes MSRQVFCQHLNKDADGLDFQLYPGELGKRIFDNISKEAFAAWQKKQTMLINEQKLNMMEPTDRKFLEEKMEAFLFEGIEPTIEGYVPPKK
- the mutY gene encoding A/G-specific adenine glycosylase codes for the protein MTKQFSERVLDWFDVHGRKHLPWQQNITPYGVWVSEIMLQQTQVSTVIPYYQRFMNSFPTVNDLADASQDAVLDHWTGLGYYARARNLHKAAGIIAGQYHGQFPATLDEVVALPGIGRSTAGAVLSIACGQNHPILDGNVKRVLARFNAVEGWPGQKPVENQLWEYAAANTPEQRCNHYTQAMMDLGAMICTRSKPRCDACPLQTDCLAYAQGRQGEFPGKKPKKVLPVRTTSMVAVLYHGSVLMAQRPPAGLWGGLYGFIETDKPVTEMTDELPVSVGEMKALEPFRHTFSHFHLDIQPWLILADGIEQQRVEENNQRWFNLDEPLGVGTAAPTQKIISQIKQFL
- a CDS encoding alpha/beta fold hydrolase gives rise to the protein MSLPTLFLPGTLCDERVWLPVWQKLQVHQRRYVPLQWASSMDEMLALTTDRVLAGEKVHLAGFSMGGYIAARWAIDNPDSVASLTMIASSPYGLTAEEEKRRAQLLTMLKKGSFKPDSPAYITRFVHPDHQNNPDVAGVVQDMGKDLGAATLLAHTQATTPRPALTDKLKACSFPVHIIAAADDQVVTAGVLKDAAETIPSDSYTSVPCAGHMCLLEQPDTVSRILQSIVD
- the trmB gene encoding tRNA (guanosine(46)-N7)-methyltransferase TrmB yields the protein MGQYKNQEEAEAAGVYISKVRSFVKREGRLTKGQAKALESFWPTMGIEFKDEMLSLQDLYGRDAPVVLEIGFGMGKSLVEMAENDPQSNFFGIEVHRPGVGACLSEAGERGLTNLRVMEYDAVEVFKKMIPDGSLARVQLYFPDPWHKKRHHKRRIVQPEFVQMVREKLAVGGKFHMATDWEPYAEYMAEVMNAAPGYENTATDGDYVPRPDYRPITKFEVRGQKLGHGVWDLIYQRTE
- a CDS encoding class I SAM-dependent methyltransferase, giving the protein MLSPQSQLMERNLALFEEGNWLIINPADAYFADQIDHRPVTFLHQYFDIFSESVRVIPCCEFDSRDVSHSEAGFCIEQKTGAHRHLFAPFIPAETCFSDILIYMPKSKAHMQMLLAMAVSALQEGGRIHIVGENKGGIKSIGKLIEKTGPSQKVDSARHCSLVTVMPEKAGTAFKPGDWIDESEYEVQGIQWEVVSMPGVFSHGELDDGTRMLLDKGSDRLRGKVLDFACGAGVIGAHLLRRFPHLDMTLLDVSALAIYCSARTLAANQQSATLVASDGLHGVNKSFSHIVTNPPFHTGVKTDYTVTRRFIEDSRRCLNSKGTLQMVANRFLPYPGLLGDIFPQTHTVAQDSRFSLYLSICG
- the glgA gene encoding glycogen synthase GlgA, with amino-acid sequence MNIVFAISEVEDLVKTGGLADVGKALPLALLDAGEQISIIMPYYKAIADEYKLADACAQQTLFAEGKVYHYNIKQLSWQGLNIYFIDYPEYFARDGLYSSTYEAYQDNAERFSFFCGAALNALQALSIQPDIIHCHDWHTAMLPFLLRFDQSGYFNQTKTVFTIHNAAFQGVHKLDDIPYLRHHPAILSQIHGGYINMLQSGIEFATKVTTVSPNYAKELLTDLGSHGLHDRLVMRQQDLSGILNGCDYGQWNPQDDAYLPQNYSVDTLHDKKTCKLALQELSHLPQNPDVPLLGMVCRLTEQKGFGYLVPILQDLMNHNVQMVIVGTGDPTVCMDLDEFAQNHPQQFAFINGFSTHHAHLVEAGADFFLMPSQFEPCGLNQMYSLAYGTLPIVRSVGGLKDTVIDQCQDKENATGFVFDAPTPEALLACIRRALLFYYEHPVQFREMQIRGMQTRFTWEASAESYLALYRTMI